The following proteins are co-located in the Novosphingobium sp. CECT 9465 genome:
- a CDS encoding DNA methyltransferase translates to MREPAEIDKFIADWRDTGGSELANTQSFINGLCHLLGVDAPSGSRTDDAHNDYVFERRVFQDNGDGTESFGRIDCYKRDCFILEAKQGSEADRAAASKGEDDLDIFGQTASVRVKRGTARRGTPGWAKAMVQAKGQAERYAKALPVAHGWPPFLLVADIGYCIEVYADFTGTGKAYAQFPDRSRYRIMLEDLRDEDVRKRLRAIWTEPKALDPAIQSAKVTREIADLLAKVSRRLEARGYNAENVSGFLMRVLFTMFAEDTKVLLPENSFKTLLREHIGNPQMLHHSLTALWKAMDKGEFAPALRMQVKRFNGYLFKDTGAPELDGEELQVLIEAADKDWTEVEPAIFGTLLERALNPKERAKLGAHYTPRAYVERLIGPTIMEPLRADWNGIRVAASELIGEGKAAEAKAFVEAFHARLAQTRVLDPACGTGNFLYVAMARMKELEGEVVDLLVELGDQQYVAELTGHTITPENFLGIELNPRAAAIAQLVLWIGYLQWHFRVNGKTHAPPEPILRDVRTIENRDALIDYDSRVLELDEHGKPVSRWDGETMKPHPVTGKPVPDEDARTEVCRYVKPRAATWPKADFIVGNPPFIGGKDVRDRLGDGYFEALFATTDVPESADFVMHWWDKAALAVRKGGTRRFGFVTTNSITQVFSRRVIAKHLDAKDRVSLLFAIPNHPWVDEKDGAAVRIAMTVAMKGKAAGQHWAVIDESNAPDQITFAEQVGAINSDLRTGADVTTTVALMANDGICSPGVKLHGDGFIVTAQQAEALSQVQFTIAQPPYIRTGVGDGEAVIFDYRNGRDLASRSRGVKVIDLYGLSETEVRDRHPAVYQHLANVVRPQRDGQAAKSKTADAQQYAEKWWLFGKPRPDLRRALRGLNRYIATIETAKHRVFQFLPMSILPDNKLATIALDDAYALGVLSSRLHVPWAIASGGRLGMGDDPVYVKSRCFDPFPFPADVSEPLKDKIRAEAEALDALRKRVLASHDDLTLTKLYNVLEALREGRSLSDTERDMHDRGLVTLIRQHHDCLDTLVAQAYGWPADISDEEILTRLVAFNKERAAEEAKGLIRWLRPEYQAPDYTAPVNQKLDLGEAANVLPDNIIPWPASLPEQVSAVQGILAASATPLGPHDVARAFKGKRAATVRPVLDALTGIGMARRLKDGRYAA, encoded by the coding sequence ATGAGGGAACCCGCTGAAATTGATAAATTCATCGCCGACTGGCGCGATACTGGCGGTAGTGAACTCGCCAATACGCAAAGCTTCATCAATGGGCTGTGTCATCTTCTTGGCGTTGACGCGCCCTCGGGAAGTCGCACCGACGATGCCCACAACGATTACGTGTTCGAACGCCGGGTCTTCCAGGACAACGGCGATGGTACCGAGAGCTTCGGCCGGATCGATTGCTACAAGCGCGACTGCTTCATTCTCGAAGCCAAGCAGGGTAGCGAGGCTGACCGGGCCGCGGCTAGCAAGGGTGAGGACGACCTTGACATCTTTGGACAGACCGCGAGCGTACGGGTCAAGCGCGGCACCGCCCGACGCGGTACGCCCGGTTGGGCGAAGGCGATGGTCCAGGCTAAGGGGCAAGCCGAACGTTATGCCAAGGCGCTCCCCGTCGCGCATGGTTGGCCGCCATTCCTGCTGGTGGCCGACATCGGCTATTGCATCGAGGTCTATGCCGATTTCACGGGCACCGGGAAGGCTTATGCTCAATTCCCTGACCGGTCGCGCTACCGTATCATGCTTGAGGACCTGCGCGACGAAGATGTCCGCAAACGCCTCCGCGCGATCTGGACCGAGCCCAAGGCGCTCGATCCCGCGATCCAGTCAGCCAAGGTCACGCGCGAAATCGCCGATCTCCTCGCCAAGGTTTCGCGCCGCCTTGAGGCACGCGGCTACAATGCCGAGAACGTCAGCGGCTTCTTGATGCGCGTGCTATTCACGATGTTCGCGGAAGACACCAAGGTACTGCTGCCCGAAAACAGCTTCAAGACCCTGCTGCGCGAACACATTGGCAACCCGCAGATGCTCCACCATTCTCTCACTGCCCTGTGGAAGGCGATGGACAAGGGCGAGTTCGCGCCCGCACTGCGCATGCAGGTCAAACGCTTCAACGGCTACCTGTTCAAGGATACCGGCGCGCCCGAGCTCGACGGCGAAGAGCTGCAGGTGCTTATCGAGGCGGCGGACAAGGATTGGACCGAGGTCGAGCCCGCAATTTTCGGCACCTTGCTCGAACGTGCGCTCAACCCGAAAGAGCGCGCCAAGCTGGGCGCGCACTACACCCCGCGCGCCTATGTCGAGCGGCTGATCGGCCCGACTATCATGGAGCCGCTGCGCGCCGACTGGAACGGCATCCGCGTCGCCGCCTCCGAACTCATCGGCGAAGGCAAGGCTGCCGAGGCCAAGGCTTTTGTCGAAGCATTCCATGCCCGCCTTGCGCAGACCCGGGTTCTCGATCCCGCCTGTGGCACCGGCAACTTCCTCTACGTCGCCATGGCGCGGATGAAGGAACTGGAAGGCGAAGTGGTCGATCTGCTGGTCGAACTGGGCGATCAACAATACGTCGCCGAGCTGACCGGTCACACCATCACGCCTGAAAACTTCCTTGGGATCGAGCTGAACCCGCGCGCCGCCGCGATTGCGCAGCTGGTGCTGTGGATCGGCTACCTGCAATGGCATTTCCGCGTGAACGGCAAGACCCACGCCCCGCCAGAACCGATCCTGCGCGATGTGCGCACCATCGAGAATCGCGATGCCCTGATCGATTATGACAGCCGCGTGCTGGAGTTGGACGAACATGGCAAGCCCGTATCGCGCTGGGATGGCGAGACGATGAAGCCGCATCCTGTCACCGGAAAGCCTGTTCCCGATGAGGACGCACGGACAGAGGTCTGTCGCTATGTGAAGCCGCGCGCCGCGACGTGGCCTAAGGCGGACTTCATCGTCGGAAACCCGCCATTCATTGGCGGGAAGGACGTGCGCGACCGTTTGGGCGATGGCTATTTTGAGGCACTGTTCGCCACCACCGATGTTCCTGAAAGTGCCGACTTCGTGATGCACTGGTGGGACAAGGCAGCACTTGCCGTGCGCAAGGGGGGAACCCGCCGTTTCGGCTTCGTCACAACCAATTCGATCACCCAGGTATTCAGCCGCAGGGTGATCGCGAAGCATCTCGACGCCAAGGATCGCGTCAGTCTGCTGTTCGCCATTCCCAATCATCCGTGGGTAGATGAAAAGGACGGTGCCGCAGTGCGTATCGCCATGACCGTTGCGATGAAGGGCAAGGCGGCGGGGCAGCATTGGGCAGTCATTGATGAGAGCAATGCGCCCGATCAGATCACTTTCGCCGAACAGGTTGGCGCGATCAACAGTGATCTGCGAACCGGTGCGGACGTTACGACGACGGTGGCGCTCATGGCCAACGACGGCATTTGTTCGCCCGGGGTGAAACTACATGGCGACGGTTTCATAGTCACCGCACAACAAGCCGAGGCCTTGTCGCAGGTTCAATTCACCATCGCGCAACCACCATACATTCGAACGGGGGTTGGCGATGGCGAGGCGGTGATTTTTGATTATCGCAATGGCCGCGATCTGGCATCACGGTCGCGTGGTGTGAAGGTGATCGATCTGTATGGGCTTTCCGAGACGGAAGTGCGGGATCGGCATCCAGCTGTCTATCAGCATCTTGCGAATGTTGTTCGCCCGCAGCGCGATGGGCAGGCTGCAAAAAGTAAAACAGCGGACGCACAGCAATACGCTGAAAAGTGGTGGTTGTTCGGGAAACCTCGCCCCGATCTTCGTAGGGCATTGCGCGGCCTGAACCGCTACATCGCCACCATCGAGACGGCAAAACACCGGGTGTTCCAGTTCCTTCCGATGTCGATATTGCCGGACAACAAACTCGCCACCATCGCGCTCGACGATGCCTATGCTCTTGGGGTTCTTTCGAGCCGTCTCCACGTGCCCTGGGCTATTGCGAGTGGCGGCAGACTGGGGATGGGCGATGACCCGGTTTACGTGAAATCGCGCTGCTTCGATCCCTTCCCATTCCCCGCCGATGTCTCCGAGCCGCTCAAGGACAAAATCCGCGCCGAAGCCGAAGCGCTCGACGCGCTGCGCAAGCGGGTGCTGGCGAGCCATGACGACCTGACCCTTACCAAGCTCTACAACGTCCTCGAGGCGCTTCGCGAAGGACGTTCGCTATCCGACACCGAGCGCGACATGCATGATCGGGGCCTCGTCACCCTGATCCGCCAGCACCACGATTGCCTAGATACCCTTGTGGCACAGGCCTATGGTTGGCCCGCTGACATCTCCGACGAGGAAATCCTCACCCGGCTAGTCGCGTTCAACAAGGAACGCGCCGCAGAGGAGGCCAAGGGCCTGATCCGCTGGCTGCGCCCGGAATATCAGGCCCCAGACTACACGGCGCCGGTCAACCAGAAACTTGACCTTGGCGAGGCGGCAAACGTGCTGCCGGACAATATCATCCCCTGGCCCGCCTCGCTCCCCGAACAGGTCAGCGCCGTGCAAGGTATCCTCGCGGCATCCGCCACCCCGCTCGGCCCCCACGATGTCGCCCGCGCCTTCAAGGGCAAACGCGCCGCCACGGTCCGGCCCGTACTCGATGCCCTAACCGGTATCGGAATGGCCCGTCGCCTGAAGGATGGCCGATACGCAGCATAG
- a CDS encoding DUF3768 domain-containing protein encodes MTQLAQSTPPAVDHSAEIARLNDAARAGSLPTSRTIFTRALADILAGDADDPGTRQLNLMLGQRAIRKLINETPIEPGNDPHGERDFGVVEFQGHKIFWKVDVYANDGTFLWGSETPWDAEQSFRIVTIMLASDW; translated from the coding sequence ATGACCCAGCTTGCTCAATCCACGCCGCCTGCCGTTGACCACAGTGCCGAGATTGCCCGGCTCAACGACGCTGCCCGCGCAGGTTCATTGCCCACCTCGCGCACTATTTTCACCCGTGCCCTTGCAGATATCCTCGCGGGTGATGCGGACGATCCCGGCACCCGCCAGCTCAATCTGATGCTGGGCCAGCGTGCCATTCGCAAACTCATCAACGAGACCCCGATCGAACCCGGTAACGACCCGCATGGCGAGCGCGATTTTGGCGTGGTCGAATTCCAGGGGCACAAGATCTTCTGGAAGGTCGACGTCTATGCGAACGACGGGACATTTTTGTGGGGTTCGGAAACGCCGTGGGATGCAGAGCAGAGCTTCCGCATCGTCACCATCATGCTCGCGAGCGATTGGTGA